CATCATCCCCGGCCTGGAACGCGCGCTGGAAGGCAAGACCGTCGGCGACGAGCTGCAGGTGACCGTGCAGCCCGAGGACGGCTACGGCGAGCGTGACGAGGAGAACGTCGACGAACTGTCCCGCGAGGACTTCGAGGACGACGTCGAGGTCGGCGCGACGTACTACGCGCAGGCGGAGGACGGCAGCGTCATTCCCTTCACGGTCATGAGCGTGGACGGCGAGAAGATCACCGTGGACTTCAACCCGCCGCTGGCCGGGATGGTCCTGAACTTCGACGTGAAGGTCCTGAACGTCCGCGACGCCACCCCCGAGGAACTCGACCACGGGCACGCGCACAGCGACGGCGACCACGACCACGAGTAAGCCCTGAACCAGAGCGGCGCCGCCCCTTCCAACCGGGGCGGCGCCGCTCTGGATTCACCTATTCCTGGTCGTCGTAGAGGTGCAGCAGGGTGGCGTCCGGGTCCCCGCCGGGGTGGTGGTGCCGGGCGACCAGCCGGGCCACGCGGGGCCGCGCCCCGGCGTGCGCGAGGAGCCGCGCGCCGAGTTCCGGGTGGTGCGCGCGGATGCCGATCGCGCCCACGGGTGGCAGCACCCGCGACAGACGGTTCGGGATCAGTCCGACCAGCACGCGTTCCCACAGGAAGTAGGGGCGCAGGCTCTTGCCGCAGTCGTGCAGCAGCGCGGCGGCGATCAGCTGTGGGTCGGCGTGCGGGTGGTCACGCAGCAGGTGCCGGGTGACGCGGCAGGCGTGCTCACGGTCGCGGGGGTCCATGGCGCGGTACACGCGGGCTTCCTCGGGCGTCAGGTGCGTTTGCGCCCAGGGGTCGTCGGGGTGGGCGTCCTCGGCGTTCACGCTGCGCAGCAGGCGGCGGGCCTTGGCGGCGTATCCGCGCGCCTTGCGGCGGATGCGAGCGAGGAGGGAACGGCGCGGCATGCGCTGAGCATAAGCGAGCGGGACGTCCCGGTGCTGCCCGGTCGTCCCGCTGCGGTGCTGAAGTGTTCTTAATGGCCGGTGAGGCGAGGGGGCCTCAGTCGGCGGCGGTTTCGGTTTCGAGTTCCAGGGCGGCCAGGGCGCGTTCGGCGCTCATGGCGGCGCGGGTTCCGGCGCCGACGCTGGTGCCCAGCTGGCGGTAGATGTAGTCGCTGACGTCCCCGGCCGCGAACAGCATGGGCACGCTGGTGTAGATCTCGTCGGTGACGTCCACGTACCCGTCGGGGCGGAGCTTGACGGTGTCCTTCACGAACTCGGTGTTGGGGGTGTGACCGATGAAGATGAACACGCCGTCGGTGCTCATGTCGCTTTCCTCGCCGGTCTTGAGGTTCTTCAGGCGGACGCCGCTGACGGCGTCGTCGCCCTTGATCTCCTCGACGGCGGTGTCCCAGATGAATTTCATCTTGGGGTTCGCGAACGCGCGGGCCTGGGCGACCTTGTTGGCGCGCAGGGTGTCGCGGCGGTGGATCAGGGTGACCTCGTCGGCGAACTTGGTCAGGAACAGGCCTTCCTCGACGGCGGCGTCGCCCCCGCCGATCACGACGACCTTCTTGCCGCGGTAGAAGAAGCCGTCGCAGGTGGCGCAGGTGCTGACGCCGCGGCCCCAGAAGGCCTCCTCGCCGGGGATGCCCAGGCGTTTGGGGTTGGCGCCGGTGGCGAGGATCACGGCCTTGGCGCGGTAGGTGCCGCTGTAGCCGGTGACGGTGAAGGGGTAGGCGTGTTCGCGGTCGTCGTCCGTGCGGGCGATGCTCTGGACCTCGTCCATCTCGATCCTGCCGCCGAACTTCTCGGCCTGCTGCTGCATGCGGCTGGCGAGTTCCATGCCGCTGATGGGTTCGGGGAAGCCGGGGTAGTTCTCGACTTCCTCGGTCTGGGCGATCTGCCCGCCGGGGAGGCCCTTTTCGAGGATCAGGGTGCTGAGTTCGGCGCGGCCGGTGTAGATGGCGGCGGTGAGTCCGGCGGGGCCGCCGCCGACGATGACCACGTCGTAGTTCTGGGTGTTGCCCGTCATGGGTGAAGGGTACCACCGGGCACGATCCGGGATGGTCAGCCACGCACACTTTACTTTTTAAAGCATGACTGGACGGGGTGGCGTGCCAGGGCGCCCCCACCACAACAGCACGGGGCCCGGCAGCACACGCCGCCGGGCCCACCGCCAGAGAGGCTCAGTTCGTGCGGGGCGGGACAGGCTGCGCGGGTGCCGCCCCCGCGCTGGGCTTCAGGGCGGCCAGCACGGCGGTCGCGGCGGCCCGGCGCGCCTGCGTCTGCGCCTGCAGTTCCGCCGGGGTCGTCATGCGCCCCACCAGGTTCGGCGCGCCGTGGAAACTCGTCCACGCGCCCACCGCCAGCGGACGACCCTTCTGGATGATGTTCAGCCCGCCCCCTTCCGTCACGAAGTACAGCGAGCCCTGATCACTGACGCTCGCGCCGGTATCGATCTTCTTGCCGGTCCTGATCTGCCACAGGGACTGCCCGGCCTTCCCGATCGCGTGCAGCGTGCCGCGCAGGTCCGGAACGACCACCACGCCGTCGCTGAGTTCCACGGCGCTGGCCGCGATCCCCGCACCCGCCTTGTAGGTCCATTCCAGTTCGCCGGTGGTGTTCACGGCGTACACGCTGCCGTCGTAACTACCCACCACGACCAGACCACCACTGGTCACGATCGGGTTGGCGTTCACGAACAGTCCCGTCAGGAACGTCCACTTCGGCTGACCGTCGGGTGCGACCGCGTGAATGCGGCGGTCACTGCTGCCGAAGTACACCGTGCCGTCCGGACCGATGGCTGGGGAGCTGAACACCAGCGATCCGGCCGTGTAGGCCCACTTCAGCTTCCCGTCCCCGCTCAGGGCGTGCATGCGGTTGTTCTGCGCCCCGAAGTAGATGGTGCCGTCCGCGGCGACGGCGGGGCTGCTGAACACCGGCGCGCCCACCTTGTACGTCCAGAGGGGCTGCCCGGCGGCGTTCAGGGCGTGCACGGTGCCCCCGGCGGTCGCGATGATCAGGCTGCCGTCGGGACGCAGGGCGGGCGTGGCGAAGATGTCACCGTCCAGCTTGCGTTTCCACAGGAGTTTGCCCTTGGGGTCCAAGGCGTACACGGTGTCGTCGTAGGACGTGGCGATGGTCACGCCCTGCGGCGTCACGAGCGGGTAGGCGCGGCCGATGTCGCCGACGGTGAAGTTCCATTTCTCGCTGCCCTTCGCGTCGGTCCGGTGGACCTTCGCGTCGGAACCCACGAACGTGAGATCCCCGTTCGGGGAGACCGTCACGCCGGAGATGACACGGAGTTCCTTGAAGACATCGACCTTGGGAGCAACAAACTGAGGGTTGGATGAAGGTACGGCCTGCCCGTTGGACACGGAGAAACCGGTCAATGTCATCATGGTGACAACAGTCAAAACGTGGGTATTTCTCATCTTGGAATGTGCTCCTTTACACACCCTTTACGGTGCTGTGATG
This region of Deinococcus sp. JMULE3 genomic DNA includes:
- a CDS encoding peptidylprolyl isomerase, encoding MNITQDKVVELDYKLTVNGEVIDQSEPGEPLVYLQGHSNIIPGLERALEGKTVGDELQVTVQPEDGYGERDEENVDELSREDFEDDVEVGATYYAQAEDGSVIPFTVMSVDGEKITVDFNPPLAGMVLNFDVKVLNVRDATPEELDHGHAHSDGDHDHE
- a CDS encoding HD domain-containing protein, coding for MPRRSLLARIRRKARGYAAKARRLLRSVNAEDAHPDDPWAQTHLTPEEARVYRAMDPRDREHACRVTRHLLRDHPHADPQLIAAALLHDCGKSLRPYFLWERVLVGLIPNRLSRVLPPVGAIGIRAHHPELGARLLAHAGARPRVARLVARHHHPGGDPDATLLHLYDDQE
- the trxB gene encoding thioredoxin-disulfide reductase encodes the protein MTGNTQNYDVVIVGGGPAGLTAAIYTGRAELSTLILEKGLPGGQIAQTEEVENYPGFPEPISGMELASRMQQQAEKFGGRIEMDEVQSIARTDDDREHAYPFTVTGYSGTYRAKAVILATGANPKRLGIPGEEAFWGRGVSTCATCDGFFYRGKKVVVIGGGDAAVEEGLFLTKFADEVTLIHRRDTLRANKVAQARAFANPKMKFIWDTAVEEIKGDDAVSGVRLKNLKTGEESDMSTDGVFIFIGHTPNTEFVKDTVKLRPDGYVDVTDEIYTSVPMLFAAGDVSDYIYRQLGTSVGAGTRAAMSAERALAALELETETAAD
- a CDS encoding PQQ-binding-like beta-propeller repeat protein, producing MTVSPNGDLTFVGSDAKVHRTDAKGSEKWNFTVGDIGRAYPLVTPQGVTIATSYDDTVYALDPKGKLLWKRKLDGDIFATPALRPDGSLIIATAGGTVHALNAAGQPLWTYKVGAPVFSSPAVAADGTIYFGAQNNRMHALSGDGKLKWAYTAGSLVFSSPAIGPDGTVYFGSSDRRIHAVAPDGQPKWTFLTGLFVNANPIVTSGGLVVVGSYDGSVYAVNTTGELEWTYKAGAGIAASAVELSDGVVVVPDLRGTLHAIGKAGQSLWQIRTGKKIDTGASVSDQGSLYFVTEGGGLNIIQKGRPLAVGAWTSFHGAPNLVGRMTTPAELQAQTQARRAAATAVLAALKPSAGAAPAQPVPPRTN